A genome region from Triticum aestivum cultivar Chinese Spring chromosome 2B, IWGSC CS RefSeq v2.1, whole genome shotgun sequence includes the following:
- the LOC123041582 gene encoding uncharacterized protein, producing the protein MATSMRWIAFFLLVVLSALAVSAVIEDGLLPNGDFRNGPDKSQMKGPVVTGKYAIPNWELSGFVEYIDSGHTQDDMILPVPVGANAVRLGNDATIRQQLKVARHTYYSISFIAARSCAQEEKLNVSVDPEFGVLPIQTVYTNTGWDTYSWAFKPRHSTVWLSIHNTGIEENPACGPLIIAVAIKTLYPQLYNKGNMVKNGDFEQGPYIFSNTPWGALLPPILEDVHSPLPGWMIMSGTKVVKYIDAQHHAVPKGARAVELVAGVEVALVQEVPGTVPGRSYRLSFSIGDARNGCVGSLGVDVYAARERRRVSYESRGTGGHKCAKLEFTAIANKTRVVFQSSNHHTVNATLCGPVVDDVWLVRLK; encoded by the exons GCCTGTTACCCAACGGGGACTTCAGAAACGGGCCAGACAAGTCCCAGATGAAGGGCCCGGTGGTGACGGGGAAGTACGCGATACCGAACTGGGAGCTCTCGGGGTTCGTGGAGTACATCGACTCGGGGCACACGCAGGACGACATGATCCTCCCAGTCCCGGTGGGCGCGAACGCCGTGCGGCTGGGCAACGACGCCACCATCCGGCAGCAGCTCAAGGTCGCCCGCCACACCTACTACTCCATCTCCTTCATCGCCGCGCGGTCATGCGCCCAGGAGGAGAAGCTGAACGTGTCGGTCGACCCGGAGTTCGGCGTGCTCCCGATCCAGACCGTGTACACTAACACTGGCTGGGACACCTACTCCTGGGCGTTTAAGCCCAGGCACAGCACCGTGTGGCTGTCCATCCACAACACCGGCATCGAGGAGAACCCGGCGTGCGGCCCACtcatcatcgccgtcgccatcAAGACCCTCTACCCTCAGCTGTACAACAAGG GCAACATGGTGAAGAATGGGGACTTCGAGCAGGGGCCATACATCTTCTCGAACACGCCGTGGGGCGCGCTGTTGCCGCCGATCTTGGAGGACGTGCACTCGCCGCTCCCGGGGTGGATGATCATGTCGGGCACGAAGGTGGTCAAGTACATCGACGCGCAGCACCATGCGGTGCCCAAGGGCGCGCGCGCCGTGGAGCTGGTGGCCGGCGTGGAGGTGGCGCTGGTGCAGGAGGTGCCGGGCACCGTGCCGGGGCGGTCGTACAGGCTCTCGTTTAGCATTGGGGACGCGCGCAACGGGTGCGTGGGGTCCCTGGGCGTGGACGTGTACGCGGCGCGGGAGAGGCGGAGGGTCTCGTACGAGTCCCGCGGCACCGGCGGGCACAAGTGCGCCAAGCTCGAGTTTACGGCGATCGCGAACAAGACGCGCGTGGTGTTCCAGAGCTCGAACCACCACACCGTCAACGCCACGCTCTGCGGGCCCGTCGTTGATGACGTCTGGCTCGTCAGGCTCAAGTAG